cTGCTCGCTCGCGTGTGGCTTACTTTGCGAGCAAGCAGACGTGTGCGTGGCGGGTTTACTAAGAAAGTGTGTTCTATCCAGAGTCCCGAGGGACACTGATCACAGTGTGTGGAGGGGACCCGAGCGCTCACCAGCTGACAGCGCGTGCTTCAATGAGGCTATCCAACACCTTGGACCACGGGCCTGCCAACAATAGCCTGAAATTAATGCACACTCAAATTACAATTAATTTAGTAAATGTCACCAAAACTCAACATTTAACCAATGTTATGGGTAGGCCTAGAGTGAAAAGGATTTTACTCAAACTATAACTGGTTAAAGTTAGCATACTTATTTTTGTGGCAAGTGCCATGCACTGTTGCTCTAAAGTAAACCATATAATATTAGtattaaatgtattgtaattccTAATTATATGCTCTAAACACTCAAGTTAgaatgcatcatttttggactaGAGGGTCCAACATATAAAGAGCGATTTGTGGACACGTTTTTAAAAAAACTATGATTCACTTACAAATAAGAAGTTACAGGGAAAATGGAGTgccattttttaaatttgatttgagatatttACATAAAGATTATACTTTTATTCAAGATATATTTTGTGCGCTGCAAATATATTTTAGTGATGGTTTAACTTTTACGTAAGCGTCTTATAGGCTTAGGCTATTTAGTGGTTTGTTTTCTGAGCTCTTAAATTATATAACGCATTTACAAACTATTTTGAATTATGATTGATAAAATTATTTgacacagtaataataataatttaacttAGGCTATTTCAAGCCAACAATCCATACTAAAGATGCACAGACTTCCGGTAAACAAGATGAACGGATACCTTTAGGGCCTATGGATAGGCATATATGCAGGAAAAAGTTAATCgaaacaacagtaaaataaaagTTGTCTATCATTATTAGCTTTATATAGCCTACACGTACGAGATACACCGAATTATCTCGAATATCCACGAGGTCACAGAAGATGATTTTGTTTTACACATTTCAATAATGAAGTCAAGCTGAAGACGAGCCAAATGAGAGGACTTCTCTAGTGACAGCTCAAGTCCCTACTAGggtttattataataatataaataaataataaatacctGTTATAAGTGTAATAGGTaggcatagtattattactacacACACCAACTCATACTACTATTACTTGCTACTATACTACTGCTACTgacttatactactactacacagactagtactactcactactactactactactaactactactactgacttcactactactactactactactctattaTCTATACTACTACACGACAcgactactacttactactaccacctactactaactactatatactactactatctactactactactactactactctactactactactactactactactacaactactactatactactactaactactacacactactactactactactactactactactactgctaactactactactctactactacctactactactactactaactactaacctACTACTGactatactactactaactactactactactatacttactactactagactgccctactactacctactaacttactactactcactacactactattactttactactactactacacacactactactactacttctactctaCTACtgactctactactactactactactatactacttactactactatatactacactactactactactacacgcctactactactactaactactactactactactactacttacactactactactactactactcgactactactactatacttctactactacttactactactactatcactactactactactataactacttactactactaactactcctactactactactatgctacTACTCACTAttaccacaccaccactactactactggcttaactactactactacttactactcatactactactacgctatactatactatcttcctactacttactactactactactactactactactactatcgactactatatactactacaacctactactgactacaactactactactactactactactacggactactactactactaccaccaccacctctctactgatactactactacaactactactactactactactactactactactactcaccctaccacctactactactactgctactactactactacacctactactaaCTCACACTCTacttacaactactactactatactactaactactacttatCAAAACTCTCACACTGACTGACTCTACTTACTACCTACCACcacactactaactactacacctctttactactactactacaccataTACTGCTGCTATCTGCCGATACTACTGACTAcgtatactactactactactgacatatactactactactacttttactatatatactactactatatactagtagctacactactatactactactactactactactactactactactactactactactactactgctgctgctactactattagtCATGCTaccaacaccactactactactaataataataataataatcatcatcatcgtcatcatatTTCTCCTCTTTCCCGCAAGTGTTCCTGCATGTCATTCAATGAAAAAATAATTGTTATCATGATCCTTCATGGAATAGTTGTGTGATGGTTATACCGTTAGTGTTCGTATAGGATATCTATTTTCTCCGCATATCAACATCTTGAAGCACAGAAACAACAGAAAATGATGGTTTTCAACTTGCTTATTTTATTCTCAAAATGAAAAGAACATAAACCAGTTAATGGCAAACCAGGTTTTTTGAAACATTTGAAATTACGCATTTAAATGAAAARAATAAATGAAAacaattacaaataattaaactTCAATCATCCAATGaaagcacagacacacatgttAATTTGAAGTGAATGgcccaaaatacaaaaagaacacaaAATTGATATATTAAATATCAAATTGGCAGGCCTACTAARAAACACAATGGTTCAATAACAGAGTCATGTTACTCCAAGCCTCTGGCTCTTGTTTTAAAGTGCGAATTGTTAACTTTTGAAGTCGCAAACAAATTCATCCGATTCATTTACAAACAATGAAATCATGATCATGAGCAGTATAAGGAAATATAATTACAAACAAactttacatttaaaaatatcagGCAATTTCGTGGAAGACAGCGTTTTGTCCATGCTGTGATATTGGGAAAGCCCGTGGCAATGCTGCGCGCGACAGACGACATGGCAGAGGGGTCTTTCCTTATATGTCCCAATGAGACGATCAATTCTATTGGCAGAACCGAATTATCTGACATAAAATCATCTTTATCTAACAGTTAATAAAATAGAACTCTCAAACGAAACAAAACGATKTCGGAAAGCCCAATCTATCATATTATAAAATGTAGGCTATGCTAGCATCAGATATTATTGACACGATTAGAAAGTCTCTGGTGAAGTTTCAAAATGAGTGATGGCTGGGAAGTTTGAGTTCAGATAGTTCGTCSTCGCTCTGGAGCTCCATCTGCATCTCATCTGAGTCGCTGAAATGAGAGTGCGGGGAGAACTCTCCGTCGCTGCGGTTGGACCGGGGGGAGTCTTTTCTGCTCTCCAAGTCGGAAGTAGGTGTCCCTGAGGGAGAGCGTATCTCCTGCTCCATCAAAGCAGAGAACGAGCCGTCTTCGAAGGGGAATGGGATTCCGTTAAACTGGACCGGTAGCCCCGTGCCTGAGCCCCTTCGGCAGGTGGATGAGGAGGATCCCCGGGGACTCTCCTTGGCGGACAACAGGTCACACTTTGGYGAGTCAACACCGGGACCCTGCAGCAGATCCGCCAGCGCGTTGATGTAGATTTGGGCCATCTGCAGGGTATCGTATTTGGAAAGCTTTTTGTCGTCGTCGAAAGCAGGGATGACACTGCGCAGCTCGTCAAAGGCATGGTTCAATCCATGCATCCGTCTTCTCTCCCGCGCATTGGCAGCCTGGCGCCTCTGTTTCTGGACTCCGTTGCCAGGTTTGGATGGGGCTCTCTGTCTRCCATCCTCGGTGCTCACCGAACCCTTGAGCCGACACAACTCCCGCACTTTGAGCGGACTCTTGGAACTATTTCTAAAGTTTGGGCTGTGTCCGGATGCGGGGGACATGCTGGAGCTGGGCGAGTGCAGCAGGTATTCGGCGTGTGCCGCGCAGGTGCCAGCAGGCTGCACGGGAGCCAGCCAGGCGCGTGGGTCACTGCTGTCCATGAGTGCCAGACTTGATGGGTACTCGCTTTGCTCCCCCCTCTCCATTCTCGACTGCTGCACCTTGCTACTCTCCTTCGCGTCTTTACTCCATTCCTCAACACTGATAAcatccatttaaaaataaataaatcaggtgGCTTGCAGGACTAAAGAACTTAACCAAATATTAAACGCTGTCAAAAACGTTTCTTTAGCAACGTGTGCTTGCACAGTGTCGCGTGCAGGACTCCACTAGCGTCTCAAGGCGCGGCGTCGCTTTAAAAAGCGGCACGCGCCTGGGAGCCCCCCTTCTCATGCTGGTCGCGTGGCGCTTTGACCAATAAGAGCGGTTGGGGCAGGCGCGTGTTGGCGACCAATGAGAAGTCTCCGTAAACCCGAGAGAGGTTATTATGTCAGGACTGTTTATAATAATGTATCGGTTTAAAGACTGTTTAACTGGGTGGCTAGCACAAAGGGATGTCCTTCAGAACACACACATGGATAGAGCAATATGGTTAATAGTGTGGACAGCACGAGCTTCAACTCGTGGACTGATTGAGGATGTCCATGCACCTGCCCAATCCCACAGGCATGTGTGTTACCTTGGCTCATGCCAAACATCTTCAATTCTACAGATAGAGAGTCGTTTCAAAATTGGCAATGTATGCATCATAGGCTCGGAACTAATGTTCAGATTACTGCCACGAAAGGAATCACGCACTTCATTGGTCAAATTAAAATGGATGATCATAAAGTgataaccatcatcatcatcattatcatcatgtaCCTTGTGGCTAAATAGGGCCTATACATTTTGGCCCGTTTATAAGTTACTcaacattaaaataaaaatagttcAAAGACAAAACTTTTGAATTGCTTAAAATATGTTCCATATACTGTACCTCCAATGTACAAAAATATGGCTATGCGTTAGTAAGCTATAACATTTCCAGAtttaaattcagaaagtaaaAGGGTAGCCTCGTACGAAGCATTCTGATCTTGCGAGTTCACGTTCTGTTTCGGTAGCTTTCGGTAGCGAAAGCTGTATGCTCCCAAGATCAGGATTGGTCCTATGAGGTTACGAAAAGGGCGCCAACTAGGCAAAGAATAGAACATCCTGCAATCTTAGGGAAAAAAATTGTTATTTGGAGTTCTTTTTGTAGAACACATTTTGATTCAGTTAAGTAGGGTTCTGAAGAAATAACCCTATAAAAGGGTTCCACATATGAACTAAGTGAACACTTTTTGGCTCTATATGGAACCCTTTTCTTAAGAGTGTGGACTGGTTCTAGGGACTGAAAAAAGTTTGACCAAAGAACTTGGCTCCTGGGGTTCGTGATCATTGTCAATTCACCGCTCCTCTATTCCATGAATGTTAAGGCCATCTCGAATTTCATTTTCTTTTGTACAGGTTCAAAACCTTTTGATCCGGTTTACGGAACGCCCTGTTGGTAAAAGAGCTTCACAGGGATCGGAAAGATGAGCAGGGGGCTCGACAGCGCTTTTACTGTCAGAAGCAGTGGCAAGCGAGGAGGAAGTAGTGTGCGCGTGGAACAGTGCTCGGACAGTgacagcagcccccccccccccttcttataGAATGATAAGAACATTATATATCTAAACGAATTAAATATACAAATCATATGGGTATCTCTAAGAATATGATAAAATATTATAGGCTAGAAACTAGTATCAAATAAAAGAATAGCCGAAAAGGCAACCAGATAGCCTATACGTAAACCAGCCGCAATGTCACTTTCCGAACACTCAGTTATTAATAGGAAAATAGACTAGGCTACTGAATAACAATATAAATAACAATGATAATAATTATTGAGAAAATGAAgtcatacaaataaacacatagcAGGAATGATTGAATAAGTTGTAATGTCTTTAGACATGATCTTGGCTATATGAAGTAGGCCTAAGCAAAAACGGAAAGAATTGTAGCCTGTAAAATACTATATAGCCTACTGAAAGTTTAGCAATATCAAACATGTGAGACCAGCCCGTCCATGCAGGACAGCGGACAAAATCCTACAATTTCTGAGATTAAATTACATGAATCTTTTCACTTTTTATTCATGTATTCATAAGGCGTCGAGGCTTGGGGACTGGCGCCTAGGTCCGTCTCTCCACCTACAAGTGGCCGTCCAGTGAGCATGGAATGGCTCCTAAAGCAAACAACAGGTTGGATATTGTAGCTGTCGATTATTAAAATGTCGCATGCACAATGGCGACTCTATGTTCCATTCGACACGCTTGGGGGACTCTTTGGAAAATGGGCTCAAAATGTGACCCAGTGGGGGCTTCCAGCGTGATGCAGTCTGCATGCTGCTCACCCCATTCCTGTCTCCGGGGAAACGAGGTGCACTGGAGGGATGCAGAAATAGGCTGATAATAagaacactactaatactactactactaataataataacgataacaacaataatcataatattagcctaataataataatggatcTGTGTACCATTGGTATTTATTTACTTTGGAATTCTAAGGCCTTCATGGAACAGCCAGAATTTGGATGATTAGGTGCCTTTTGTTTTTAGGCACAACTTTAGGCAATGGCAAGTGCAGACCTTGAAAAATATCCCTCATGTTTTAGTTTCATATTCCATTTTGTTTAATAAAGGTTATATCATAAATCAAGTGCTGTACACACGTGCACGCactctcgctctcgcgctctcaattcaattcaaagggctctctttctctctcttcagatcAGATAGCACAACATTGTCTACAAAATGGTTTCCAGTGAAACAGCGCCACACCATGCTTAAAAATGAAACAACACAATTGCTTGAGTAATGAGAGTTAGCCTATTCCTCACCATATTGTAAAGAACAGACAAAAAATGACTTTTACAAAACTGTAGTTTCAAAAGCTATTGGATGGTCTTTCACAGACACCATTTCAATACTCCCAGAGTTTCATAAAAGGTACAGAATAATGTCTTCGGAGTTAACAAAAGCACCTCCTTTACACATAAACCAGCaaacctggtcccagatatgttgTGCTCTCTTCCTACACCTTATCACTCATTGTCACGCCAAACATGACAAGTGGTGGCATGACGGCACAACTAGACAGACGTTGACTTGCTTGGTATCTGATGTGCTCTCCCAACCCAGTAATGGGCCCAGCTGTTCCAAGAGGGAGTATCCTTCTTATGATGTGTCATTGAAAGTGATGAAGACCACACTGGGATGAAGATTAACATAACCTAGAACCTGGGGAACCTCATTTGTAAAACATTCACAGATTTGATCGTAAATCGCGCACACATAGAAATCCACACCAAACAATAGATATGTTTAATGAATCTTGAACTAATCATTATGCACAGGCTGGGTGTACTTCCCACCCGAACACCTAGCTCTGGTCAGGGACGTTAGCGTGAGTTCCAAAACATACACTAATGCCCAGGACCAGAGCTACACAACACCATGACAATACATGgaaaactgtaacatcttgtcTGGCAGGCCTACGCAGTCACAGCAAAGACTACAAAAAACCATACCACTGTAGAAAACAAGTTTATTAGACAAATTATACACAGAAAGCTTTGCCACTTGTAACAGAGGCCTCAGTTTGTTCCGTTTGAATAATNNNNNNNNNNNNNNNNNaacagtaaacattacactcactaaAGTTCAAAAGAAatagagacatttaaaatgtcaatatTATGGCTATACACTGTGTTGtaaaaatgtgcaaatagttaaagtacaaaagtgaaaataaataaacataaatatgggttgtatttacaatggtgtttgttcttcactggttgcccttttcttgtggcaacatgtcacaaatcttgctgctgtgatgacacactgtggtatttcacccagtagtttatcaaaattgggagtttatcaaaattggatttgttttggaattctttatgggtctgtgtaatctgagggaaatatgcttctcttatatggtcatacatttaacaggttaggaagtgcagctcagtttccacctcattttgtgggcagttttCACATACCCTGTCTTCTCATGAGAGCCAAGTCTGCCAACGGGGCCTCTCTcattagcaaggctatgctcactgagtctgtacatagtcaaagctttccttaattaagtttgggtcagtcacagtggtcaggtattctgccacggtgtactctctgtttagggctaaATAGCATTCTAGKTTgcactgtttttttgttaattctttccaatgtgtcaagtaattatctttttgttttctcatgatttggttgtgtctaattttgttgctgtcctggggctctgtttgtgtttgtgaaccaaGCCCCAGGACCAACTTGAtttggggactcttctccagtttCATCTCTCTGAAGGTGATGGCTCTGTTATGGAAGG
This portion of the Salvelinus sp. IW2-2015 linkage group LG15, ASM291031v2, whole genome shotgun sequence genome encodes:
- the LOC111974660 gene encoding transcription factor ATOH1 gives rise to the protein MDVISVEEWSKDAKESSKVQQSRMERGEQSEYPSSLALMDSSDPRAWLAPVQPAGTCAAHAEYLLHSPSSSMSPASGHSPNFRNSSKSPLKVRELCRLKGSVSTEDGRQRAPSKPGNGVQKQRRQAANARERRRMHGLNHAFDELRSVIPAFDDDKKLSKYDTLQMAQIYINALADLLQGPGVDSPKCDLLSAKESPRGSSSSTCRRGSGTGLPVQFNGIPFPFEDGSFSALMEQEIRSPSGTPTSDLESRKDSPRSNRSDGEFSPHSHFSDSDEMQMELQSXDELSELKLPSHHSF